One stretch of Lachnospiraceae bacterium oral taxon 096 DNA includes these proteins:
- the hisB gene encoding imidazoleglycerol-phosphate dehydratase HisB — MGKSKMRIASVERNTRETKISLEINLDGCGENQICTGIGFFDHMLTALSRHSFIDMKLKVDGDLEVDTHHTIEDTGIVIGEAIRKALGDKMGIRRYGSCILPMDEALVLCAVDLSDRPYLQYDLQLDREFVGNLETEMVREFFYALSYSARMNLHIKEFSGVNNHHKIEAAFKALARALKEAVSIDESIQGVLSTKGIL, encoded by the coding sequence ATGGGGAAGAGTAAGATGAGAATAGCCAGTGTAGAGAGAAACACAAGGGAAACAAAGATTTCTTTGGAGATAAATTTGGATGGCTGTGGAGAGAATCAGATTTGTACAGGCATTGGTTTTTTTGACCATATGCTCACAGCACTTTCTCGCCACAGCTTTATTGATATGAAATTAAAGGTCGATGGGGATTTGGAAGTGGACACTCATCACACCATAGAGGATACCGGCATTGTGATTGGCGAGGCCATTCGAAAGGCACTGGGAGATAAAATGGGCATTAGACGCTATGGAAGTTGTATTTTGCCAATGGATGAGGCACTCGTCCTTTGTGCCGTCGATTTGTCTGACCGCCCGTATTTGCAATATGACTTGCAGCTTGACCGAGAATTTGTTGGAAATTTAGAGACCGAGATGGTGAGAGAATTTTTCTATGCCCTCTCCTACTCGGCAAGAATGAACTTACATATTAAGGAATTTTCAGGAGTCAATAATCATCACAAGATTGAGGCTGCATTTAAGGCATTGGCCAGAGCACTCAAGGAAGCCGTGTCCATTGATGAAAGCATTCAGGGTGTACTTTCAACGAAAGGAATATTGTAA
- the hisA gene encoding 1-(5-phosphoribosyl)-5-[(5-phosphoribosylamino)methylideneamino]imidazole-4-carboxamide isomerase: MQLYPAIDLKGGACVRLTQGMFDNVKKYSDTPQEMAKLWAEQGASFLHLVDLDGAVAGESVNAPALKAIRDSIHIPIQVGGGIRSVETVKNMLNMGIDRCIIGTKAVKEPEFIKELIQKFGAEAIVVGIDAKKGMVAVEGWGEVSNVLAKDLAMEMVRMGVKHIVYTDILRDGMLSGPNVEYTKLLTDQTGIEIIASGGMSSMDDLENLHNAGVKGAIIGKALYEKKIDLAEAIKKYE; the protein is encoded by the coding sequence ATGCAGTTATATCCAGCGATAGATTTAAAAGGCGGAGCCTGTGTCCGCTTGACACAGGGAATGTTTGACAATGTAAAGAAGTACTCGGATACACCACAAGAAATGGCAAAACTTTGGGCAGAACAGGGGGCAAGCTTTCTTCATCTTGTCGATTTAGATGGTGCTGTGGCGGGAGAGAGCGTCAATGCCCCTGCACTCAAGGCAATTCGAGATAGCATTCATATTCCTATTCAAGTCGGCGGAGGAATTCGCAGTGTCGAGACAGTGAAGAATATGCTGAATATGGGGATTGATCGGTGTATTATTGGTACAAAGGCAGTAAAAGAGCCAGAGTTTATTAAGGAATTAATCCAAAAATTTGGTGCAGAGGCCATTGTTGTTGGAATTGATGCCAAAAAGGGAATGGTTGCTGTGGAAGGTTGGGGAGAAGTCTCCAATGTCTTAGCCAAGGACCTTGCAATGGAGATGGTCAGGATGGGTGTAAAACATATTGTATATACCGATATTTTGAGAGATGGAATGCTCTCAGGTCCAAATGTAGAGTACACAAAACTTTTGACAGACCAGACAGGGATTGAAATCATTGCCTCTGGTGGAATGAGCAGTATGGATGATTTAGAGAATCTGCACAATGCAGGTGTCAAGGGAGCCATTATTGGAAAGGCACTCTATGAAAAAAAGATTGATTTGGCAGAGGCAATTAAAAAGTATGAATAA
- the hisI gene encoding phosphoribosyl-AMP cyclohydrolase — MKKRLIWQRQLKSMNKSEQKKYRWAELKKLSDGLLPVVVQDNESNQVLMVAYMNEEAWNKTLETGTMTYYSRSRKELWIKGATSGHYQYVKSLYLDCDYDTLLAKVEQVGAACHTGSRSCFFHQVEK, encoded by the coding sequence ATGAAAAAAAGATTGATTTGGCAGAGGCAATTAAAAAGTATGAATAAGAGTGAACAAAAGAAATATCGGTGGGCGGAGCTAAAAAAGCTCTCGGATGGGTTGCTCCCTGTAGTTGTTCAAGATAATGAGAGCAATCAAGTGTTGATGGTGGCCTATATGAATGAGGAGGCGTGGAATAAAACCTTGGAGACAGGGACGATGACCTATTACTCCCGTTCGAGGAAGGAGCTTTGGATTAAGGGAGCGACTTCGGGGCACTATCAATATGTCAAGTCACTTTACTTAGATTGTGACTATGATACATTGCTTGCAAAAGTTGAGCAAGTGGGGGCGGCCTGCCATACAGGTAGCAGGAGCTGTTTTTTCCATCAAGTTGAGAAGTAG
- a CDS encoding TIGR03960 family B12-binding radical SAM protein produces MKKLALSDDILLKVDKPARYIGGELNSREKDIKDIDIRFVMCFPDVYEIGMSHIGMQILYDYLNRRDDVYCERLFSPWIDLDKIMREEKIPLFSLESQLPVKSTDFLGITLQYEMCYTNILQILELSGIPFHSEDRTENDPIVIGGGPCAFNPEPLADFFDMFYIGEGEVVYYDLLDLYKEYKKEKKSRKEFLRAASKIPGIYVPSLYEVEYNEDHTLKSFTPLFDDVPAVVERQVVREMDTVTFLSSPVVPFIKVTQDRVVLEIMRGCIRGCRFCQAGVIYRPTREHSVEYLKNYAKVMLDITGAEEISLSSLSSSDYRGLKELLDFLIEYTSERGINISLPSLRIDAFSLDVMKKVQDVKKSSLTFAAEAGTQRLRDVINKGITEENIINGSREAFQGGWNKVKLYFMLGLPTETDDDIRGIGELCEKVAEEYYRIPKSERIGKVQITASSSFFVPKPFTPFQWAAMLPEEEYLRRAYLTKDHIRAQLNQKSIRYQYHDADVTILEGVFARGDRRVCKVIETAYASGALYDAWSDQFKKDVWMNAFESCGIDYTFYILRERKMDELFPWDFIDCGVTKEFLKREWKIAHQDKISPNCREACLGCGAKKFGGGVCFEN; encoded by the coding sequence ATGAAAAAATTAGCATTGTCAGATGATATTTTGCTCAAAGTGGATAAGCCCGCACGCTATATCGGAGGCGAACTCAATTCTAGGGAAAAGGATATAAAGGATATTGATATTCGCTTTGTGATGTGCTTTCCAGATGTATATGAAATTGGGATGAGCCACATTGGAATGCAAATTCTCTATGACTATCTCAATCGCAGAGACGATGTCTATTGCGAGAGGCTCTTCTCACCTTGGATTGACTTAGACAAAATCATGAGAGAGGAAAAAATTCCTCTCTTTTCACTTGAGTCTCAACTGCCGGTAAAAAGTACAGACTTTTTGGGAATTACCCTGCAATATGAAATGTGTTATACCAATATCTTGCAGATTTTAGAGCTCTCTGGTATTCCATTTCATTCAGAGGATCGCACAGAGAACGATCCCATTGTGATTGGTGGTGGACCATGTGCGTTTAATCCAGAGCCATTGGCAGATTTTTTTGATATGTTTTATATTGGAGAGGGCGAAGTGGTTTACTATGATTTGCTTGACTTATATAAGGAGTATAAAAAAGAAAAGAAATCAAGGAAGGAATTTCTTCGTGCAGCGAGTAAGATTCCTGGCATCTATGTGCCATCTCTGTATGAGGTAGAGTACAATGAAGATCATACATTAAAGAGCTTTACACCACTTTTTGATGATGTTCCTGCGGTTGTAGAAAGACAGGTTGTTCGGGAAATGGACACAGTGACATTTTTGAGCAGTCCTGTAGTTCCCTTTATTAAGGTGACACAGGATCGAGTGGTGTTAGAGATTATGCGTGGTTGTATCAGAGGATGCCGATTCTGTCAGGCGGGGGTGATTTATCGTCCGACAAGAGAGCACTCCGTAGAATATTTAAAAAATTATGCCAAGGTGATGCTTGATATTACTGGAGCAGAGGAGATTTCATTGAGTTCTCTCTCGTCAAGTGATTATCGTGGATTAAAGGAGTTGCTTGACTTTTTGATTGAATACACCAGTGAGCGTGGAATTAACATTTCCCTGCCATCGCTTCGAATTGATGCATTTTCACTCGATGTAATGAAAAAGGTACAGGATGTCAAGAAGAGTTCCTTGACCTTTGCAGCTGAGGCGGGCACACAGAGGCTGCGTGATGTCATTAATAAGGGAATAACGGAAGAAAACATTATCAATGGCTCTAGGGAGGCCTTTCAGGGTGGTTGGAATAAGGTAAAACTCTACTTTATGCTTGGGCTTCCAACGGAAACAGATGACGATATTCGAGGAATTGGCGAACTTTGTGAAAAGGTAGCTGAGGAATATTATCGCATTCCAAAGTCAGAAAGAATTGGAAAGGTACAAATTACAGCAAGTTCCTCCTTCTTTGTGCCAAAGCCATTTACACCATTTCAATGGGCGGCGATGCTTCCCGAAGAGGAGTATCTGCGCCGTGCGTATTTGACCAAAGATCATATTCGTGCACAATTAAATCAAAAGAGCATTCGCTATCAGTATCACGATGCTGATGTGACCATTTTAGAGGGAGTATTTGCGAGAGGAGATCGAAGAGTTTGTAAGGTCATTGAAACAGCCTATGCTTCTGGGGCCTTATATGATGCTTGGTCAGATCAATTTAAAAAAGATGTGTGGATGAATGCTTTTGAAAGCTGTGGTATTGACTATACTTTCTATATCTTGAGAGAGAGAAAAATGGATGAATTATTCCCTTGGGATTTTATTGATTGCGGTGTGACCAAGGAGTTTTTAAAGAGAGAGTGGAAGATTGCCCATCAAGATAAGATTTCTCCAAATTGCAGGGAGGCCTGTCTTGGATGTGGTGCGAAAAAATTTGGTGGAGGTGTTTGCTTTGAAAATTAG
- a CDS encoding TIGR03936 family radical SAM-associated protein has translation MFALKIRVKFEKTGVVRFIGHLDIMRYFQKAMRRCAMPIKYSEGFSPHQIMSFGAPLSLGMESIGEYMDIEVDEEKMQGIHSQEAIDKLNSVMCPGIYVRSFRRLKEGTKNAMSSMTEAKYRIEFLDVDGDELKKAVDTLLDQKEIILEKVRKEKVKMIDIRPLIYHLEVMEQPLTLEMDISHGSVDNLKPELVLQALGEKFKNAKRRIIRVDMYAQNHQSLNDFGEDI, from the coding sequence GTGTTTGCTTTGAAAATTAGAGTAAAATTTGAAAAGACCGGAGTAGTTCGCTTTATTGGACATCTCGACATTATGCGCTATTTTCAAAAGGCAATGCGAAGATGTGCAATGCCCATCAAATATAGTGAAGGATTTTCACCTCATCAGATTATGAGTTTTGGAGCACCACTAAGTCTTGGCATGGAGAGCATTGGCGAATACATGGACATTGAGGTGGATGAAGAAAAAATGCAGGGCATTCACTCACAGGAGGCCATCGATAAGTTAAATTCGGTGATGTGCCCGGGCATTTATGTGCGTAGTTTTAGAAGATTAAAAGAGGGAACGAAAAATGCGATGTCGAGTATGACCGAAGCAAAATATCGCATTGAATTTTTGGATGTTGATGGGGACGAGTTAAAAAAAGCGGTAGACACACTGCTCGATCAAAAAGAAATTATATTGGAAAAGGTGAGAAAGGAAAAAGTCAAGATGATTGACATTCGACCACTCATCTATCACCTTGAAGTGATGGAGCAACCGTTGACCTTGGAGATGGATATTTCACATGGAAGCGTGGACAATTTAAAACCAGAGCTCGTTTTACAGGCGTTGGGAGAGAAGTTTAAAAATGCCAAAAGACGCATCATTCGTGTCGATATGTATGCACAGAACCATCAAAGTCTCAATGATTTTGGAGAGGATATTTAA
- a CDS encoding ribonuclease E/G, whose amino-acid sequence MNRYLITEYEKKMVSVYYEKDVAMDIEVHAHTTLNAICIAKVKNIVENIAAAFVEVEICGERELCYYNLKENKVHLYTDEREHQKLKEGDEIIVQISKEAVKTKAPMASAHICMTGWYCVVSLGHGEIRFSSKIRDQEWKNQIREEISHFPLEEIQILCRTNAYQISAEKIYAEAKKLGDKLLNLLRDAKYKSAPTLLQAPTPGYMTSMQKLKEEDIEIVTDLPKVYQEIKEYLLEQKSPMVEGLKLYEDEMISLCALYGLKSLFAEALSKKVWLKSGGYLVIEPTEALTVIDVNTGKTDVKMSKEETIQRTNREAALMAARQLRLRNISGIILIDFIDMTDSQHRREIFELLSRELKKDRVKAVAVDFTSLHLAEMTRQKLRPTLFEQWRDA is encoded by the coding sequence GTGAACCGTTATTTAATTACAGAGTATGAGAAAAAAATGGTCTCAGTGTACTATGAAAAAGATGTGGCAATGGACATTGAAGTGCACGCCCACACGACGCTCAATGCCATTTGTATTGCAAAGGTAAAAAATATTGTGGAGAATATTGCAGCGGCTTTTGTGGAGGTGGAAATTTGTGGTGAGCGAGAGCTTTGCTACTATAATCTCAAAGAAAACAAGGTTCATCTCTACACAGATGAGAGAGAGCATCAAAAGTTGAAAGAGGGCGATGAAATTATTGTCCAGATATCAAAGGAGGCCGTAAAGACAAAGGCTCCCATGGCCAGTGCCCATATCTGCATGACGGGGTGGTATTGCGTGGTCAGTTTAGGACATGGAGAGATTCGTTTTTCTTCAAAGATTCGGGATCAGGAATGGAAAAATCAGATTCGAGAGGAAATTTCTCATTTTCCACTGGAAGAAATTCAAATTCTTTGTAGAACGAATGCCTATCAAATTTCGGCTGAAAAGATTTATGCAGAGGCAAAAAAATTGGGAGACAAGTTACTGAACCTTCTTCGTGATGCAAAGTATAAGAGTGCACCAACTCTTTTACAGGCTCCAACACCTGGGTATATGACTTCGATGCAAAAGTTAAAGGAAGAGGACATTGAGATTGTGACAGATCTTCCCAAGGTCTACCAAGAAATAAAAGAATATCTTCTTGAGCAAAAAAGTCCAATGGTAGAGGGATTAAAATTATATGAAGATGAGATGATTTCGCTCTGTGCACTCTATGGCCTAAAGAGTTTATTTGCTGAGGCATTGTCAAAAAAAGTTTGGTTAAAGTCGGGAGGATATCTGGTGATTGAGCCGACAGAGGCCTTGACGGTGATTGATGTCAATACAGGAAAGACTGATGTCAAGATGTCAAAGGAAGAGACAATTCAAAGAACCAATAGGGAAGCAGCCTTGATGGCAGCTAGACAGCTGAGATTAAGAAATATTTCAGGCATTATTTTGATTGATTTTATTGATATGACCGACAGTCAGCATCGAAGGGAAATCTTTGAACTTTTGTCTAGAGAGCTAAAAAAGGATAGGGTAAAAGCGGTGGCTGTTGATTTTACCTCTCTTCATCTTGCAGAAATGACCAGACAGAAGCTTCGTCCTACTCTTTTTGAGCAGTGGAGAGATGCATAG
- the rplU gene encoding 50S ribosomal protein L21 yields MYAIIATGGKQYKVSEGDIIRVEKLGAADGSEYTFDQVLAVGGNDFKVGAPTVAGASVTAKVLGDGKAKKVIVYKYKAKTGYHKKNGHRQQYTLVKIEKINA; encoded by the coding sequence ATGTACGCTATTATTGCAACAGGCGGAAAGCAGTATAAGGTATCAGAGGGCGATATCATTAGAGTTGAAAAGCTCGGCGCTGCAGATGGATCAGAGTACACATTTGATCAAGTTCTTGCAGTTGGTGGTAACGATTTTAAGGTTGGCGCACCTACAGTAGCTGGAGCATCTGTAACTGCTAAGGTTTTAGGTGATGGTAAGGCAAAGAAGGTTATTGTATATAAGTACAAGGCAAAGACCGGTTATCACAAGAAGAATGGTCACAGACAGCAGTACACATTAGTTAAGATTGAGAAAATCAACGCTTAA
- a CDS encoding ribosomal-processing cysteine protease Prp, which yields MIQVTVWTENDKYVGLDIHGHAGYDEYGYDIVCSAVSVLSINLANSIEAFTENLFTCEMEEGDYHFRLIEEVGEDARLLLKSCVLGLQSIEQEYGSEYIKISMQEVK from the coding sequence ATGATTCAGGTCACTGTTTGGACAGAAAATGACAAATATGTGGGATTAGACATTCATGGACATGCGGGCTATGACGAGTATGGCTATGACATTGTTTGTTCTGCAGTATCTGTACTGAGCATCAATTTGGCAAATTCCATTGAAGCTTTTACAGAGAATTTATTTACCTGCGAGATGGAGGAGGGCGATTATCATTTTCGTCTCATAGAAGAAGTAGGTGAAGATGCTAGATTGCTGTTAAAGAGCTGTGTACTTGGTTTACAGAGCATTGAACAGGAATATGGCAGTGAATATATTAAAATTAGTATGCAGGAGGTGAAATAA
- the rpmA gene encoding 50S ribosomal protein L27: protein MLKMNLQLFAHKKGVGSTKNGRDSESKRLGAKRADGQFVLAGNILYRQRGTKIHPGLNVGRGGDDTLFATADGIVRFERKDRFRKQVSVIPREN from the coding sequence ATGTTAAAGATGAACCTTCAATTATTTGCTCATAAAAAGGGAGTTGGTTCTACAAAGAACGGCCGTGATTCTGAGTCCAAGAGACTTGGTGCAAAGAGAGCAGATGGACAGTTTGTATTGGCAGGAAATATTCTTTATAGACAGCGTGGTACAAAGATTCATCCAGGTCTCAATGTAGGTCGTGGTGGTGATGATACATTATTTGCAACAGCAGATGGTATCGTTCGTTTCGAGAGAAAGGACAGATTCAGAAAGCAGGTTTCTGTCATCCCTAGAGAAAATTAA
- the obgE gene encoding GTPase ObgE, producing MFADSAKIFIKSGKGGDGHVSFRRELFVAAGGPDGGDGGRGGNVIFEVDDGLNTLTDFRQVRKYVAGDGEPGGKRRCHGADAKDLIVKVPEGTVIKDFETGKVIADMSGENRREVILRGGKGGLGNMNFATATMQVPKFAKPGQPGKELFVQLELKVLADVGLVGYPNVGKSTLLSRVSNAKPKIANYHFTTLDPHLGVVDLPGGGFVMADIPGLIEGAADGVGLGHHFLRHIERTKVLVHVVDAASTEGRDPVEDIKTIMKELDSYGQGLMERPQLIAANKVDCITPDMDDPLKRIEEAFPDLKVYPISGVTGKGIKELLFAINEVLKTVDRSPKIFEKEMEIEYTQDQNLPFTVEIDEDGVYIVEGPRIEKMLGYTNLDSEKGFDFFQKFLKTSGVLERLEEAGISEGDTVRMYGHEFDYYK from the coding sequence ATGTTTGCCGATAGCGCAAAAATATTTATAAAATCGGGAAAGGGTGGCGATGGTCATGTCAGTTTCCGAAGAGAATTGTTCGTCGCTGCGGGCGGTCCCGATGGCGGAGATGGAGGAAGAGGTGGAAATGTCATCTTTGAAGTGGATGATGGCTTAAACACATTGACTGATTTTCGACAGGTAAGAAAGTATGTAGCTGGCGACGGAGAGCCAGGGGGCAAACGCCGTTGTCATGGGGCAGATGCAAAAGACTTAATTGTCAAAGTTCCAGAGGGAACAGTAATTAAGGACTTTGAGACAGGAAAAGTCATTGCCGATATGTCAGGGGAAAATAGAAGAGAAGTCATTCTTCGCGGTGGAAAAGGTGGACTTGGCAATATGAATTTTGCAACGGCAACAATGCAAGTGCCAAAATTTGCAAAGCCAGGTCAGCCGGGGAAGGAATTGTTTGTGCAATTGGAGTTAAAAGTCCTGGCTGATGTTGGACTGGTGGGCTATCCAAATGTAGGAAAATCGACTCTCCTCTCTCGTGTGAGCAATGCAAAGCCAAAGATTGCAAATTATCACTTTACCACTCTTGACCCTCATCTTGGTGTTGTTGACCTTCCCGGCGGTGGATTTGTGATGGCGGATATTCCAGGACTCATTGAGGGAGCGGCCGATGGTGTGGGATTGGGTCATCATTTCCTTCGTCATATTGAAAGAACAAAGGTCTTAGTTCATGTTGTGGATGCAGCTTCTACAGAAGGAAGAGATCCTGTGGAGGACATTAAGACCATTATGAAGGAGTTAGATTCCTATGGCCAGGGATTGATGGAAAGACCACAGCTCATTGCCGCCAATAAGGTCGATTGCATCACTCCTGATATGGATGATCCATTGAAAAGAATTGAAGAGGCGTTCCCCGACTTAAAAGTCTATCCAATTTCTGGAGTTACAGGAAAGGGAATTAAGGAACTACTCTTTGCCATCAATGAAGTTTTAAAGACCGTGGATCGATCACCAAAGATCTTTGAAAAGGAAATGGAAATTGAATACACCCAAGATCAAAATTTGCCATTTACTGTGGAAATAGATGAAGATGGCGTGTATATTGTTGAGGGACCAAGGATTGAAAAAATGCTCGGCTATACAAATTTGGATTCTGAAAAGGGATTTGATTTCTTCCAGAAGTTTTTAAAGACATCGGGAGTGTTGGAGCGACTGGAAGAGGCAGGAATTTCTGAGGGAGATACTGTGCGTATGTATGGACATGAGTTTGATTATTATAAATAG
- the yhbY gene encoding ribosome assembly RNA-binding protein YhbY, which yields MTSKQRSYLKGIAMTIEPIMQIGKSSLTDEIVVAVEEALEARELIKISVLKNCTDDPKEIARALAEHTRSEVVQVIGKKIVLYKQADEPEKRKLVLPK from the coding sequence ATGACAAGTAAGCAAAGATCATATTTAAAAGGAATTGCAATGACAATAGAGCCAATTATGCAGATTGGTAAGTCATCTTTGACAGATGAAATTGTTGTTGCAGTGGAAGAAGCCTTGGAGGCAAGGGAGCTAATAAAAATTAGCGTGTTAAAAAACTGTACAGATGATCCAAAGGAGATTGCTAGGGCATTGGCAGAGCACACAAGAAGTGAAGTGGTTCAGGTCATTGGAAAAAAGATCGTCTTGTACAAGCAGGCAGATGAACCGGAAAAGAGAAAATTGGTATTGCCAAAATAA
- the nadD gene encoding nicotinate-nucleotide adenylyltransferase, protein MMEIGILGGTFDPIHNGHLQLAQHAMEQFQLDKIWLMPSPNPPHKVEKKVTDYAMRAEMVELAISGFLHFERSDFENQRGGKSYTSDTLQALREQYPEIQFSFIMGADSLYEIETWHRPEVIFSLARILVAMRDYQKEHRELSVQSKYLREKYLADIEFISYPRVDISSEQIRQLCREKGSIASYVPAKVLEFIKQHHLYQ, encoded by the coding sequence ATGATGGAGATTGGAATATTGGGGGGGACTTTTGACCCCATTCACAATGGGCATTTGCAACTTGCACAACATGCGATGGAGCAATTTCAGTTGGATAAGATTTGGCTAATGCCCTCTCCAAATCCACCACACAAGGTGGAAAAAAAGGTGACGGATTATGCGATGCGGGCAGAGATGGTTGAGTTGGCCATTTCTGGTTTTTTACACTTTGAACGCTCTGATTTTGAAAATCAAAGAGGGGGAAAAAGTTATACAAGTGACACCTTGCAGGCACTAAGAGAGCAATACCCTGAGATTCAGTTTTCTTTTATTATGGGAGCAGATTCGCTCTATGAAATTGAAACTTGGCATAGACCAGAGGTGATTTTCTCTTTGGCAAGAATTTTAGTTGCAATGCGAGATTACCAAAAAGAACACAGGGAATTGAGCGTGCAATCAAAGTATTTGCGTGAGAAGTATTTGGCAGATATTGAATTCATTTCCTATCCACGGGTAGATATTTCATCAGAGCAAATTCGTCAGTTGTGTAGAGAAAAAGGCTCAATTGCCTCCTATGTGCCGGCAAAGGTTTTGGAGTTTATCAAACAGCATCATTTATATCAGTGA
- the yqeK gene encoding bis(5'-nucleosyl)-tetraphosphatase (symmetrical) YqeK, with protein sequence MNIEELLAIRAKLKENLKPERYEHTLGVAFTSAALAMRYGADIRKAELAGLLHDCAKNYKTEELISMCKAAGIELTENELQAPQVLHAVYAPVLARAAYGIEDEEVLSALRWHTTGHANMTLLEKIVYIADYIEPRREKADNLAQVRGMAFLDIDATLYRITVDTIEFLKKRGVWIDRFTVECFEWLEKEGINDKRDFKSNL encoded by the coding sequence ATGAATATAGAAGAGTTGCTAGCTATTCGAGCGAAGTTAAAAGAGAATTTAAAGCCAGAGCGATATGAGCATACACTTGGTGTGGCATTTACATCGGCTGCATTGGCCATGCGTTATGGTGCGGATATTAGAAAGGCAGAGCTTGCAGGACTTTTACACGACTGTGCAAAAAACTATAAAACAGAGGAGTTGATTTCTATGTGTAAAGCAGCAGGAATTGAACTCACAGAAAATGAATTACAGGCACCACAAGTACTCCATGCCGTTTATGCACCTGTACTGGCCAGAGCGGCCTATGGAATTGAAGATGAGGAAGTTTTGTCGGCACTGCGCTGGCATACCACAGGTCATGCCAATATGACCTTACTGGAAAAGATTGTCTATATTGCTGATTACATTGAACCTAGGAGAGAAAAAGCAGACAATTTGGCACAGGTGCGGGGAATGGCATTTTTGGATATTGATGCGACATTGTATCGAATTACAGTGGATACGATTGAGTTTTTAAAAAAGAGAGGCGTTTGGATTGATCGCTTTACAGTGGAATGTTTTGAATGGTTAGAGAAGGAGGGAATCAATGACAAGAGAGATTTTAAGTCAAATCTATAA
- the rsfS gene encoding ribosome silencing factor, translated as MTREILSQIYKALDDKKGIDIRMIDIGKISSMADYFVIASANNDNQIQAMVDAVEENLQKIDVVPKSIEGQKRANWILMDYQDIVVHIFDVESRAFYDLDRIWSDGIEVTAGELA; from the coding sequence ATGACAAGAGAGATTTTAAGTCAAATCTATAAGGCTTTGGATGACAAAAAAGGCATTGACATTCGCATGATTGACATTGGAAAAATTTCTTCCATGGCCGATTACTTTGTCATTGCAAGTGCAAACAATGACAATCAAATTCAGGCGATGGTCGATGCTGTCGAAGAAAATTTGCAAAAAATTGATGTTGTTCCAAAGAGCATTGAGGGACAAAAGCGTGCAAATTGGATTTTGATGGATTATCAAGATATTGTTGTTCACATCTTTGATGTGGAGAGCAGAGCATTTTATGATTTGGATCGCATTTGGAGCGATGGAATAGAAGTTACAGCAGGCGAGTTGGCGTAG
- the lexA gene encoding transcriptional repressor LexA has product MTGLTPKQEEILLYIKDSIVKRGYPPSVREICKAVSLRSTSSVHAHLESLEKKGLIRKDPAKPRTIEIIDDAFSFSRREIVNVPILGNVAAGEPIFAEQNIQSYFPLPSGYLPHSDTFMLKVKGDSMMDVGIYNNDDIIVSKQNYANNGDIVVALLEDSATVKRFYKEDGHYRLQPENRTMEPIIVDSVVILGKVIGLLRMM; this is encoded by the coding sequence ATGACTGGTTTAACACCAAAGCAGGAAGAGATTCTGCTCTATATTAAGGACTCCATTGTAAAGCGTGGCTATCCGCCATCTGTGAGAGAGATCTGTAAGGCGGTTTCTCTTCGCTCTACTTCGTCTGTTCATGCTCATCTTGAAAGTTTAGAAAAAAAAGGATTGATTCGAAAAGATCCTGCAAAACCTAGAACCATTGAGATCATTGACGATGCCTTCTCCTTTTCTCGAAGAGAGATTGTCAATGTTCCTATTCTTGGCAATGTTGCCGCTGGTGAACCTATTTTTGCCGAACAAAATATTCAATCTTACTTTCCATTGCCAAGTGGATACCTTCCTCATAGCGATACTTTTATGCTCAAAGTCAAGGGCGATTCCATGATGGATGTTGGTATCTACAACAATGATGATATTATTGTTTCTAAGCAAAATTATGCCAATAATGGCGATATTGTCGTGGCTCTACTTGAGGACAGTGCAACAGTAAAGCGCTTTTACAAAGAGGATGGGCACTACCGCTTGCAGCCCGAAAACCGCACAATGGAGCCAATTATTGTAGATTCTGTAGTGATTCTTGGGAAAGTGATTGGATTGCTGCGCATGATGTAA